A part of Gambusia affinis linkage group LG19, SWU_Gaff_1.0, whole genome shotgun sequence genomic DNA contains:
- the anapc2 gene encoding anaphase-promoting complex subunit 2 isoform X1, which produces MEEMVVELNSGEPSTPGSDQGVANAWESVTAALVSPGSSLSEQDRLNLSLLCSHGLGRLLGVWLLESLQVRLSSSVVPEFWSGLEQPQDQLEERDRAGVLLSAFQTLLDRLDPFLSGLEQLGAWQAEGRCGLSGPGPGALQDRAFTTIRALLLFSPPAVLQQRVLEFYSRTFSVYMSREGGEDGAEALEGPDGGACPGCGAPASCCWCPEALQQLQQLSLVLSRLQLLEWVSAEAVTAILHRLIEQRMEQHCRGEYERSFLQDFQEWLELVLGWLGKVFATEGGGAAAVPMDSSVPSTPSACGSPVLKQWRCHMHQFFCRIYVNMRIEELFSIIRDFPESKAAIEDLKFCLERTNQRQQLLTSLKSAFESRLLHPGVHTSDILTVYISAIKALRELDPSMVILQVACQPIRKYLRTREDTVRQIVAGLTGDAEACSDLASELSRGDPVTLEMQDSDDEGNDPEDWAPDPTDAVPDKLGSKRRSSDIISLLVSIYGSKEIFIDEYRTVLADRLLLQLNYNTAREIRNVELLKLRFGESHMHYCEVMLKDMADSRRINSHIREEESKLSEEEQPPLALSAIVLSSEFWPTLKEEKLELPAAVCHAMEAYTRRYEKLKAMRTLSWKPHLGSVTLDLELEDRTLTNLSVSPIHATIILHFQEKSSWTLEELSLKLGAPKELLHRKLALWQQQGVLREEAAGRYVVMETGATRNRLDRGVMLIDSDEERDSNTTTQSEQREEKLQLFWAYIQAMLTNLDSMTLERIHTMLRMFVATGPVVTEMDVNELEAFLQRKVREHQLIFSSGIYRLPKTS; this is translated from the exons GTTTCTCCAGGCAGCTCTCTGTCAGAGCAGGACCGTCTGAACTTGTCGCTGCTCTGCTCTCATGGTTTGGGTCGGCTGCTGGGCGTCTGGCTGCTGGAGTCCCTGCAGGTGCGCCTGTCGTCCTCAGTGGTTCCGGAGTTCTGGTCCGGACTGGAGCAGCCGCAGGACCAACTGGAGGAACGGGACCGGGCCGGAGTTCTTCTCTCCGCTTTCCAGACGTTGCTGGACCGGCTGGATCCGTTTCTGA GTGGGTTGGAGCAGCTGGGGGCGTGGCAGGCGGAGGGCCGCTGTGGGCTGTCGGGGCCGGGCCCTGGGGCCCTCCAGGACCGGGCCTTCACCACCATCCGGGCCTTGCTGCTTTTCTCGCCGCCCGCCGTCCTGCAGCAGCGGGTGCTGGAGTTTTACAGCCGGACCTTCTCCGTCTACATGAGCCGGGAGGGCGGGGAGGACGGCGCCGAGGCCCTAGAGGGCCCTGACGGTGGGGCGTGTCCGGGCTGCGGGGCCCCAGCGTCGTGCTGCTGGTGCCCGGAggccctgcagcagctgcagcagctcagccTCGTCCT GTCccggctgcagctgctggagtgGGTCAGCGCCGAGGCCGTCACCGCCATCCTGCACCGCCTCATCGAGCAGCGCATGGAGCAGCACTGCCGCGGCGAGTACGAGCGCTCCTTCCTGCAGGACTTCCAGGAG TGGTTGGAGCTGGTTCTGGGTTGGCTGGGGAAGGTGTTTGCCACAGAGGGGGGCGGAGCCGCGGCGGTCCCCATGGATTCCAGCGTTCCCAGTACTCCCAGCGCCTGCGGCAGCCCGGTTCTGAAGCAGTGGCGGTGCCACATGCACCAGTTCTTCTGCAGAATCTACGTCAACATGAGGATCGAGGAACTGTTCAGCATCATCAGAG ATTTCCCAGAATCCAAAGCTGCCATTGAGGATCTGAAGTTTTGTCTGGAGCGAACCAACCAGCGCCAGCAGCTCCTCACTTCGCTCAAATCGGCCTTTGAGAGCCGTCTGCTGCACCCAG GTGTTCACACGTCCGACATCCTCACCGTTTACATCTCGGCCATCAAAGCTCTGCGGGAACTGGACCCGTCCATGGTGATCCTGCAGGTGGCGTGCCAGCCGATCCGGAAGTACCTGCG AACTCGGGAGGACACGGTGCGGCAGATCGTCGCCGGGTTGACGGGCGACGCCGAGGCCTGCTCCGACCTGGCCTCCGAGCTCTCCAgaggtgaccccgtgaccctgGAGATGCAGGACAGCGACGACGAGGGCAACGACCCCGAGGACTGGGCTCCGGATCCCACCGACGCCGTTCCCG ATAAACTGGGCTCCAAGCGGCGTTCGTCCGACATCATCAGCCTGCTGGTCAGCATCTACGGCAGCAAGGAAATCTTCATCGACGAGTACAGAACCGTTCTGGCCGACCGACTGCTGCTCCAGCTCAACTACAACACGGCCAG GGAGATTCGTAACGtggagctgctgaagctgcGCTTCGGAGAGTCTCACATGCATTACTGCGAAGTCATGCTGAAG GACATGGCCGACTCTCGCAGAATCAACAGCCACATCCGTGAGGAAGAGTCGAAGCTGAGCGAGGAAGAGCAGCCGCCGCTGGCGCTGTCCGCCATCGTCCTGTCGTCGGAGTTCTGGCCCACGCTGAaggaggagaagctggagctgcCGGCCGCCGTGTGCCACGCCATGGAGGCGTACACACGCCGCTACGAGAAGCTCAAG GCCATGCGGACGCTGAGCTGGAAGCCTCACCTGGGCTCCGTCACTCTGGACTTGGAGTTGGAGGACCGGACCCTCACAAACCTCAGCGTATCGCCGATCCACGCCACCATCATCCTGCACTTCCAGGAGAAAA GCTCGTGgaccctggaggagctgagccTGAAGCTGGGCGCCCCCAAGGAGCTGCTGCACAGGAAGCTGGCGCTGTGGCAGCAGCAGGGCGTCCTGCGGGAGGAGGCGGCCGGCCGCTACGTCGTCATGGAGACGGGCGCCACGCGCAACAGGCTGGACCGCGGCGTGATGCTGATCGACAGCGACGAGGAGCGCGACTCCAACACCACCACCCAGTCTGAGCAGAGGGAGGAGAAGCTGCAG CTGTTCTGGGCCTACATCCAGGCCATGCTCACCAACCTGGACAGCATGACCCTGGAGCGCATCCACACCATGCTGCGCATGTTCGTCGCCACGGGACCCGTTGTCACGGAGATGGACGTCAACGAGCTGGAGGCCTTCCTGCAGAGGAAAGTCAGGGAACATCAGCTGA
- the anapc2 gene encoding anaphase-promoting complex subunit 2 isoform X2 has product MEEMVVELNSGEPSTPGSDQGVANAWESVTAALVSPGSSLSEQDRLNLSLLCSHGLGRLLGVWLLESLQVRLSSSVVPEFWSGLEQPQDQLEERDRAGVLLSAFQTLLDRLDPFLSGLEQLGAWQAEGRCGLSGPGPGALQDRAFTTIRALLLFSPPAVLQQRVLEFYSRTFSVYMSREGGEDGAEALEGPDGGACPGCGAPASCCWCPEALQQLQQLSLVLSRLQLLEWVSAEAVTAILHRLIEQRMEQHCRGEYERSFLQDFQEWLELVLGWLGKVFATEGGGAAAVPMDSSVPSTPSACGSPVLKQWRCHMHQFFCRIYVNMRIEELFSIIRDFPESKAAIEDLKFCLERTNQRQQLLTSLKSAFESRLLHPGVHTSDILTVYISAIKALRELDPSMVILQVACQPIRKYLRTREDTVRQIVAGLTGDAEACSDLASELSRGDPVTLEMQDSDDEGNDPEDWAPDPTDAVPDKLGSKRRSSDIISLLVSIYGSKEIFIDEYRTVLADRLLLQLNYNTAREIRNVELLKLRFGESHMHYCEVMLKDMADSRRINSHIREEESKLSEEEQPPLALSAIVLSSEFWPTLKEEKLELPAAVCHAMEAYTRRYEKLKLPDAVVAPGHADAELEASPGLRHSGLGVGGPDPHKPQRIADPRHHHPALPGEKLVDPGGAEPEAGRPQGAAAQEAGAVAAAGRPAGGGGRPLRRHGDGRHAQQAGPRRDADRQRRGARLQHHHPV; this is encoded by the exons GTTTCTCCAGGCAGCTCTCTGTCAGAGCAGGACCGTCTGAACTTGTCGCTGCTCTGCTCTCATGGTTTGGGTCGGCTGCTGGGCGTCTGGCTGCTGGAGTCCCTGCAGGTGCGCCTGTCGTCCTCAGTGGTTCCGGAGTTCTGGTCCGGACTGGAGCAGCCGCAGGACCAACTGGAGGAACGGGACCGGGCCGGAGTTCTTCTCTCCGCTTTCCAGACGTTGCTGGACCGGCTGGATCCGTTTCTGA GTGGGTTGGAGCAGCTGGGGGCGTGGCAGGCGGAGGGCCGCTGTGGGCTGTCGGGGCCGGGCCCTGGGGCCCTCCAGGACCGGGCCTTCACCACCATCCGGGCCTTGCTGCTTTTCTCGCCGCCCGCCGTCCTGCAGCAGCGGGTGCTGGAGTTTTACAGCCGGACCTTCTCCGTCTACATGAGCCGGGAGGGCGGGGAGGACGGCGCCGAGGCCCTAGAGGGCCCTGACGGTGGGGCGTGTCCGGGCTGCGGGGCCCCAGCGTCGTGCTGCTGGTGCCCGGAggccctgcagcagctgcagcagctcagccTCGTCCT GTCccggctgcagctgctggagtgGGTCAGCGCCGAGGCCGTCACCGCCATCCTGCACCGCCTCATCGAGCAGCGCATGGAGCAGCACTGCCGCGGCGAGTACGAGCGCTCCTTCCTGCAGGACTTCCAGGAG TGGTTGGAGCTGGTTCTGGGTTGGCTGGGGAAGGTGTTTGCCACAGAGGGGGGCGGAGCCGCGGCGGTCCCCATGGATTCCAGCGTTCCCAGTACTCCCAGCGCCTGCGGCAGCCCGGTTCTGAAGCAGTGGCGGTGCCACATGCACCAGTTCTTCTGCAGAATCTACGTCAACATGAGGATCGAGGAACTGTTCAGCATCATCAGAG ATTTCCCAGAATCCAAAGCTGCCATTGAGGATCTGAAGTTTTGTCTGGAGCGAACCAACCAGCGCCAGCAGCTCCTCACTTCGCTCAAATCGGCCTTTGAGAGCCGTCTGCTGCACCCAG GTGTTCACACGTCCGACATCCTCACCGTTTACATCTCGGCCATCAAAGCTCTGCGGGAACTGGACCCGTCCATGGTGATCCTGCAGGTGGCGTGCCAGCCGATCCGGAAGTACCTGCG AACTCGGGAGGACACGGTGCGGCAGATCGTCGCCGGGTTGACGGGCGACGCCGAGGCCTGCTCCGACCTGGCCTCCGAGCTCTCCAgaggtgaccccgtgaccctgGAGATGCAGGACAGCGACGACGAGGGCAACGACCCCGAGGACTGGGCTCCGGATCCCACCGACGCCGTTCCCG ATAAACTGGGCTCCAAGCGGCGTTCGTCCGACATCATCAGCCTGCTGGTCAGCATCTACGGCAGCAAGGAAATCTTCATCGACGAGTACAGAACCGTTCTGGCCGACCGACTGCTGCTCCAGCTCAACTACAACACGGCCAG GGAGATTCGTAACGtggagctgctgaagctgcGCTTCGGAGAGTCTCACATGCATTACTGCGAAGTCATGCTGAAG GACATGGCCGACTCTCGCAGAATCAACAGCCACATCCGTGAGGAAGAGTCGAAGCTGAGCGAGGAAGAGCAGCCGCCGCTGGCGCTGTCCGCCATCGTCCTGTCGTCGGAGTTCTGGCCCACGCTGAaggaggagaagctggagctgcCGGCCGCCGTGTGCCACGCCATGGAGGCGTACACACGCCGCTACGAGAAGCTCAAG CTTCCTGACGCTGTGGTTGCTCCAGGCCATGCGGACGCTGAGCTGGAAGCCTCACCTGGGCTCCGTCACTCTGGACTTGGAGTTGGAGGACCGGACCCTCACAAACCTCAGCGTATCGCCGATCCACGCCACCATCATCCTGCACTTCCAGGAGAAAA GCTCGTGgaccctggaggagctgagccTGAAGCTGGGCGCCCCCAAGGAGCTGCTGCACAGGAAGCTGGCGCTGTGGCAGCAGCAGGGCGTCCTGCGGGAGGAGGCGGCCGGCCGCTACGTCGTCATGGAGACGGGCGCCACGCGCAACAGGCTGGACCGCGGCGTGATGCTGATCGACAGCGACGAGGAGCGCGACTCCAACACCACCACCCAGTCTGA